A genome region from Perca fluviatilis chromosome 20, GENO_Pfluv_1.0, whole genome shotgun sequence includes the following:
- the tmem30b gene encoding cell cycle control protein 50B: MVKEEQELANRPDNTAFTQQRLPAWQPMLSAGIVIPGFVLIGLAFIGIGVALFVTSRSIQVLELDYTGVGQNSPCYKCTYPNVSNCVCDLDFSIDSLFKGTVFFYYGLSNYFQNFRKYGVSKDDVQLSGDLTNFKSPSDTCSPYVYDSNNQPIVPCGSIANSMFNDTFQLFQKINGTKTLVPFDGKGIAWWTDYNIKYRNPSVTPLKNAFNSTVKPIFWSKPAYDLDISDPANNGFINQNFLVWMRRAALPNFRKLYGRIDEGVYAQGLPAGNYSLAIAYNYPVLSFDGRKKVVFSNVSWMGGKNEFLGIAYLVIGSLCILMSIVMLIVYAKFKFPEED, translated from the exons ATGGTAAAAGAAGAGCAGGAGTTGGCCAACCGGCCTGACAACACCGCCTTCACTCAGCAGAGGCTTCCGGCATGGCAGCCCATGCTCTCCGCTGGCATTGTCATCCCAGGGTTTGTCCTCATCGGCCTGGCATTCATTGGCATTGGCGTCGCTCTCTTTGTCACTTCACGGAGCATTCAGGTGTTGGAG CTCGACTACACTGGGGTTGGGCAAAACTCACCATGCTATAAGTGCACTTACCCAAATGTCTCGAACTGTGTGTGCGACCTGGACTTTTCCATTGACAGTCTATTTAAG GGAACCGTGTTCTTTTATTATGGTTTGTCCAACTACTTCCAGAACTTCAGAAAGTACGGTGTGTCCAAAGATGACGTGCAGCTGTCTGGAGACCTGACTAACTTTAAA AGTCCCAGTGACACCTGTTCACCCTATGTGTATGACAGCAACAACCAACCAATTGTACCGTGTGGATCAATTGCCAACAGCATGTTCAATG acacctTCCAACTATTTCAAAAAATCAATGGAACAAAGACGCTGGTGCCCTTTGATGGAAAAGGGATTGCTTGGTGGACAGACTACAACATCAAATACAGAAACCCCAGCGTCACACCTCTGAAGAACGCATTCAACA GTACCGTGAAACCAATATTTTGGTCCAAGCCTGCGTATGATTTGGACATATCAGACCCTGCTAACAATGGCTTCATCAATCAAAATTTCCTGGTGTGGATGAGGAGGGCGGCCCTGCCAAATTTCAGAAAGCTGTATGGGCGTATCGACGAGGGTGTTTATGCACAGGGTCTTCCAGCTGGAAATTACTCCCTTGCAATTGCCTACA ACTATCCTGTTCTGAGCTTTGATGGGAGAAAGAAGGTAGTGTTCAGCAACGTGTCCTGGATGGGTGGCAAGAATGAGTTCCTGGGCATTGCCTACCTCGTGATTGGTTCACTGTGCATCTTAATGTCCATAGTCATGCTCATTGTCTATGCTAAATTCAAGTTTCCTGAGGAAGACTGA